The Methylotuvimicrobium alcaliphilum 20Z genomic interval GTTGGACTGAAACAGAGTCTTGCGCAGACACCCAGAAACGACGTACAGGCTTGGTATTGTTGAAGTGTTCAAGGACCTCATCTACCAGCAATTGTCCTTCACGGTCGGGATCGCCGGCGTTTACAATGACGTCGGCCTCTTTGAGTAGCTTACCGATCGCGGTCAATTGTTTCTTTGCATCCTCCTTGGGCATGAGTATCCAGGTCGTCGGAATAATAGGCAGTTCATCAACTCGCCAGACTTTCTTGCCATTGTGGCCGCGTGGTACATCACTCGGTGTGTAATCATCCGGTTCGGCCTGTTCGAGCAGGTGTCCAAAGCACCAGGTTACTTTGTCGCTCCCACACTGGATAAAGCCATCGCCTTTGCCTGTCATCCCCAATTCCCCCGCAATGGCTTTTGCCACAGAAGGCTTTTCTGCAATAAATAGATTCATACCCGCTCCTTACAATGTCATTACCGGCCGTATCACGGTCTTAATTTGTGAACGATCGACAGGCCCGAAGTAGCGGCCATCAAAGGACGTGCCGCTAACATCGGACATGAGAAGTAATTCGTCGTCGCCTAATCTATAGTGTTCTACATGGAAATGCGGCAATGCCCGCCCGGCACTATCAACCTTGCGGGGTACACTGAAAGGAAGAAGCTCGCCATTGACCCGTACGCCCGCTTCATCAATCACGACGATGTCGTTTTTAGCCGCTAAAATGCGTTTCATCAGGTAACCATATCCACCCGGGCAAAACCCGGCCCCGATATACCCTCTTTCCTTCGCCATTGTGAACACTTCATTTTCCGGCGGACAAAACAGCACATAGGCGCCTTTCGCGACTTGAGCATTGCTGGTCAAATACAAGCCAACCGGAATGCTTTTCGTCGTGTTAATGCGTACTCCGGCAGCATAGGCGCATCCACTAACGACCAGAGCGGCAATACCTGCTCTCGCAACACGATCCGTAAAGCGTTTCAAGCGCTTCATATCGTAATCTCCACTTCGTCGTGTACCTGAATAAGCTTGTCGCTCAACAGCGGAGCCGGGATCGAAGCCCGCGCTTGAAAAATCGAGTCCTTAAAATAGAGCGGTTGTTTTCCATAGATGGCGGGATATCCGGCTACATAAATGACCATATCCCCCGCTTCTTCAATCTCACCCGCCGCATTCTTACGCGGCCCCGGCATACGTAGGCATTCATCGGCCGTCAATAATGGCCTCTGCACTTCCTGAATGGTGCGTGAGACTTGCCCCATCATGGCGGCCGTTCGGCGTCCGCTGGTGGTGATCTGCTCTTTAATCACCGTGGTTTGCCCGGTTAAGCGCGAAAGATGCTCGGCCGTCTCAATGCGATTGGGTGGATAAGCGTTCTGAACGTGGCAATTCGAGGTAATCTGTTCATCGTGACCGTATCCTGTTTCACGGCTCTTGAGCTGGTTAATGTCCTGACAGATCAGATAACACTTGATTCCGTAACCGGCTACGAAAGCCAAAGACTCTTGCAGGATTTCCAGCTTGCCAAGACTTGGAAACTCATCCAGCATCAAGAGCAAACGATGCTTGTAGTGCGCCACCGGGCGACCGTTCTCGAATTCCATCTTGTCGGCCAGCAGACGAACGATCATGTTGACCATTACGCGCACCAGCGGCTTCAGACGGGACTTATCGTTCGGCTGAGTCACGATGTACAAACTCACAGGGTCATCGTGATTCATTAAGTCTTTGATGCGAAACTCTGACTGACTGACATTCTTGGCTACGACGGGATCTCGATACAGGGCCAAGTAGGATTTGGCCGTGGAAAGGACGGACCCGGCTTCTTCTTCGGGGCGGTCCATCATGTCGCGGGCGGCCGATCCAATGGCCGGATGGTTCTCGCCGTTCTGGTAATGGCCGTAGGTCACCATTTCCATCCAGAGCTCGGCAATGTCACGATTAGGATCGGCTAGCATGGCGTCGACCGATGGCAACGTGGCCTGCGTGCCTTCCTGTTTTGCCTTGTAGAGTGCATGCAGGATGACGCCAACCAGCAGCGCAAAAGCGGTCTTCTGCCAATGCGATTCGAGACCCTTGCCGTCCGGATCGACAATGAGGGCGGCAAGGTTCTGTACGTCGCCCACCTCGTATTCCGTTCCGGTGCGGATTTCATCTAATGGATTCCAGCATACGCCGCCGCTGACCGATGCCGGCGCAAAGTTTAGAACCTTGTTTTTGGCGTGCCGCTTTCTCCAGCCCGCTGTTAATGCCCACAGCTCGCCTTTCAAGTCGGTGATAACCGCGCTGGCCGGCCAGGAAAGCAGGGTCGGCACCACAAGTCCAACACCCTTGCCTGAACGGGTCGGCGCATAGGTCAGAACGTGTTCCGGCCCGTTATGGCGCAAGTAGTAAAATTTACCCTGATTATCTTCCCATCCGCCGACATACACCCCGGTAGAGGATGGCGATTCTTTACCGGTCACCGCTTCAAGAAAAGTGCGCGGCCGTGGCAATAGACCCGCCGCCTGAATATCCTGCTCCCCGGCCCATCGAGCCGAACCGTGCAGGTGCTCAGTTGCCTTCGATGAATTCGAAGCGATAACTTTCGCAACGGCTACGCTCAGCAGACCCGTCGTTGAAACCAATATACCCACACTACCGGCTTGCATGAATTCATTCGGATACTGGCTGTACCATGCCGTCCCCCATTGCAAAATCGACCAGGGCGAATATACATGATTGATGTGAACGCCCAAACTCTCTTGATAGTTGAATGCGGCGGCGAAATACTGCGTGGCCGCCTGTAGACCGCCGCCCAGCGAAAGCACCCCTAAAGCCGGCAACAGTTTATTGCCTTGCTTTTTTCGCCGTACCTGGGGACCCACTGCATTATGGTGTTTTGTACTCATGTAGTCATCGACTCCTGCCTGATGTTGTTTTAATCGATCCTATCGGGGTAATCGTGATGAAATCGCCTATCCCGACGCGCTTCAATCGCCTGGTCGTCGCTTGATCGATCGGCATAACCATAACGTCATCGCCCTGTTTCAATAATGCCAAAGCCTGACCCTCGACAGTTCTGACTCCTGCATAAGCAAAGGCTCCTTTTTGTCCATTATATAAGTTATGCTTCGGTATATCGTTTATTTTAAGCCTCTTTTGCTCTCTTTCGTCAATATATTTTTTAGCGGCAGTGATTTGTTCAGGACTCACGCCTGCCCCAGAAACTCCCCGTCGCAATGCGTTATCTGGTTTGGCTCCTTGCTGCTCCAGGTGACCAGAAACATCACGCGGCAATAGCACTTCACTTCCGCCGGCGATGCGAACCACACCGAGTTGGGACAACCCTCGCAAACGGTGCCGGCTTTGGGGCGGCGGGACTCGTCCAATGCCCCCAATGTCGGGCTTCCGGCTGACGCCGGCGCTAACATTTCCCCCTGTTCCTCGACCGCCGCCTGCTCGGCCATAAAGTTCTGATCGGGTAGCGTGCCGGTCGGCAGCGACTCCTGATTCAGAGCGGCCAATGCCGCGTCCAGCTCGGACTCGATGTTGTGCTGTTCGTTTGTCATGACTGTGCTCCTTGATTAAAAGCGCTTGCCGCCGGCTTTCCAAGATCGGATCGGCAAAGGTGATGGGTAAACGCGAATCGACGGCGGCTCGGATGATCTGCGCCTTGAACTCGGCGGCGCCGTTGACGGTGATACGACTCCCGTAGCGTTCCATTGCCAACGTCAAGGCTTGTTGCAATCCTTCATGGGAAGCTTCTCGGGATATTTGCAGGCGATCGCCATCATCCCGGACGGCCGACCTGCCGGCTCGGAAAATGATCGTGCCTTTTTTGGTGATGTTGTCCAGGGTAGGCGCTTGGCCGGAACCCGGTCTGGCCTGTCCATCGC includes:
- the traF gene encoding conjugative transfer signal peptidase TraF, whose translation is MKRLKRFTDRVARAGIAALVVSGCAYAAGVRINTTKSIPVGLYLTSNAQVAKGAYVLFCPPENEVFTMAKERGYIGAGFCPGGYGYLMKRILAAKNDIVVIDEAGVRVNGELLPFSVPRKVDSAGRALPHFHVEHYRLGDDELLLMSDVSGTSFDGRYFGPVDRSQIKTVIRPVMTL
- a CDS encoding type IV secretory system conjugative DNA transfer family protein; this encodes MSTKHHNAVGPQVRRKKQGNKLLPALGVLSLGGGLQAATQYFAAAFNYQESLGVHINHVYSPWSILQWGTAWYSQYPNEFMQAGSVGILVSTTGLLSVAVAKVIASNSSKATEHLHGSARWAGEQDIQAAGLLPRPRTFLEAVTGKESPSSTGVYVGGWEDNQGKFYYLRHNGPEHVLTYAPTRSGKGVGLVVPTLLSWPASAVITDLKGELWALTAGWRKRHAKNKVLNFAPASVSGGVCWNPLDEIRTGTEYEVGDVQNLAALIVDPDGKGLESHWQKTAFALLVGVILHALYKAKQEGTQATLPSVDAMLADPNRDIAELWMEMVTYGHYQNGENHPAIGSAARDMMDRPEEEAGSVLSTAKSYLALYRDPVVAKNVSQSEFRIKDLMNHDDPVSLYIVTQPNDKSRLKPLVRVMVNMIVRLLADKMEFENGRPVAHYKHRLLLMLDEFPSLGKLEILQESLAFVAGYGIKCYLICQDINQLKSRETGYGHDEQITSNCHVQNAYPPNRIETAEHLSRLTGQTTVIKEQITTSGRRTAAMMGQVSRTIQEVQRPLLTADECLRMPGPRKNAAGEIEEAGDMVIYVAGYPAIYGKQPLYFKDSIFQARASIPAPLLSDKLIQVHDEVEITI